Below is a genomic region from Candidatus Caldatribacterium sp..
GAAGAACCTTTCGGTCCCATCGTGGGCATCGATACCTTTGCGACTATCGATGAGGCCATAGAAAAGGCAAACAACGTCCCCTACGGTCTTGTGGCCTATGTTTACACCGAGGACGTGAGGAAAGCCTTCTACGTTGCAGAAAACCTTGAGTGGGGTTCGGTGGCCATAAACAACATCAACCCCGACAGCCTCTATGCCCCCTACCCGGGCTGGAAGGAGAGCGGCTTGGGGGTAGAGCTTGGCTGGCACGGCCTTGAGGAGTACTTAGAGTGGAAGCATGTAAAGATGGAGGTGATGTGACAGAGTAAGTAGGATTTCTAAGGCTTAAGTTTTTCAGGAAGATTTACCCGAGGGAAATTTAGCAGAAATTCCATGCCATAGGACATTTGGAAAGGAGGTTGTTAGTATGCCGGTAAAAGTAACTAATTGGGGTTATACGAATCCTATAATTGCTCCGCTGTATCCTAAACCGCCGATTTACTGGGTGGGCGCCAAAGTTCTGCTTGTACTGTATGAGGCAGATATCAGTGCCATTGAGAGTGTCGTTCCCGAACCTTTGGAGGTTATATCCAACCAGGTTATCGCTTGGATCTCCGACCTCCCAATGGGTACGCAGGGTCCGGGCCAGGAGGCCTGCATTTATGTAAGGGTTCGTTACAAGGATTACGTTGGTACCTACGAACCTTTCCTATACGTTGGACACGAGGTACCGCTTGCGGGGGGCCGGGAGATCTGGGGTTTCTGCAAGAAACTGGCGAATATATCGCTGACTTTTGATAAAGAGGTTGTACTGGGGGAAGTGGAGCGTCGCGGAGTGAAAATCATGAGGCTTCAGGCCACGATTGATGAGCCTGCATCGCTCTCTGAACTTCCCCTTGGACCGGTTTTCTCACTTAAGTACATACCGGGGGCTGCTGAAAATGAACCGCCTCTGAGGCAACTTGTATTTACTCGGGCTG
It encodes:
- a CDS encoding acetoacetate decarboxylase family protein; the encoded protein is MPVKVTNWGYTNPIIAPLYPKPPIYWVGAKVLLVLYEADISAIESVVPEPLEVISNQVIAWISDLPMGTQGPGQEACIYVRVRYKDYVGTYEPFLYVGHEVPLAGGREIWGFCKKLANISLTFDKEVVLGEVERRGVKIMRLQATIDEPASLSELPLGPVFSLKYIPGAAENEPPLRQLVFTRAELKARPGEFFKGRGSVSFERSEIDPTYLLSPTRVIAGYYGICDMVLPLGEIVYRYPEE